Proteins found in one Nostoc sp. NIES-3756 genomic segment:
- the psbA gene encoding photosystem II q(b) protein, whose protein sequence is MTATLQQRQSANVWEQFCNWITSTNNRLYIGWFGVLMIPTLLAATTCFIIAFIAAPPVDIDGIREPVAGSLLYGNNIISGAVVPSSNAIGLHFYPIWEAASLDEWLYNGGPYQLVVFHFLIGVFCYLGREWELSYRLGMRPWICLAFSAPVAAATAVFLIYPIGQGSFSDGMPLGISGTFNFMIVFQAEHNILMHPFHMLGVAGVFGGSLFSAMHGSLVTSSLVRETTENESQNYGYKFGQEEETYNIVAAHGYFGRLIFQYASFNNSRSLHFFLAAWPVIGIWFTALGVSTMAFNLNGFNFNQSIIDSQGRVINTWADIINRANLGMEVMHERNAHNFPLDLAAGEVAPVAQSAPAIHG, encoded by the coding sequence ATGACAGCAACCTTACAACAGCGCCAAAGCGCCAACGTATGGGAGCAGTTCTGCAACTGGATCACCAGCACCAACAACCGCTTATACATCGGTTGGTTCGGAGTATTGATGATCCCCACCTTGCTAGCTGCAACCACCTGCTTCATCATCGCCTTCATCGCTGCACCTCCTGTTGACATCGATGGCATCCGCGAACCAGTAGCTGGTTCCTTGCTCTACGGAAACAACATCATCTCAGGTGCAGTTGTTCCTTCCTCCAACGCAATCGGTTTACACTTCTACCCAATATGGGAAGCAGCATCCTTAGATGAGTGGTTGTACAACGGTGGTCCTTACCAATTGGTAGTATTCCACTTCCTCATCGGCGTATTCTGCTACCTCGGTCGTGAGTGGGAATTGTCCTACCGCTTGGGTATGCGTCCTTGGATCTGCCTAGCATTCTCTGCACCAGTAGCAGCAGCAACAGCAGTATTCTTGATCTACCCCATCGGACAAGGTTCCTTCTCTGACGGAATGCCCTTGGGTATCTCCGGAACATTCAACTTCATGATCGTGTTCCAAGCAGAACACAACATCCTGATGCACCCCTTCCACATGTTAGGAGTGGCTGGTGTATTCGGCGGTTCTTTGTTCTCCGCAATGCACGGTTCTCTAGTAACTTCTTCCTTAGTTCGTGAAACAACCGAGAACGAATCACAAAACTACGGTTACAAATTCGGACAAGAAGAAGAAACCTACAACATCGTAGCGGCACACGGTTACTTCGGACGCTTAATCTTCCAATACGCATCCTTCAACAACAGCCGTTCCTTGCACTTCTTCTTAGCTGCATGGCCTGTAATCGGTATTTGGTTTACCGCGTTGGGCGTAAGCACAATGGCGTTCAACCTCAACGGTTTCAACTTCAACCAGTCCATCATCGACTCACAAGGTCGTGTGATCAACACCTGGGCTGACATCATCAACCGCGCTAACTTGGGTATGGAAGTCATGCACGAGCGTAACGCTCACAACTTCCCCTTAGACTTAGCTGCTGGTGAAGTTGCTCCTGTTGCACAAAGCGCTCCTGCTATCCACGGTTAA
- a CDS encoding maleate cis-trans isomerase family protein, translating to MDFNAHLNRQFRLGLLVPAGNTTFEPDFHSAFSSQVSIHAHRVIAQGSHTYESVESMDDINEEAVKEIAKLAKARVHFGAYGFTTATFYRGRVFAEELQQRLTQGLGVPVIIPSLALLEALLHLQVKKISVVTPYPEWNNQTLKAFLSEASLEIVAFKGDERPKEVAKQSYLWHQSLDEAKAFIKKVSHKDAEAIVLPCTAWRTFEAIAELEAELNIPVITANQATIWSLAKHAALEFALRPRGILFGS from the coding sequence ATGGACTTCAACGCTCACTTAAATAGGCAGTTTCGTCTTGGCTTGTTAGTACCAGCTGGTAACACCACCTTTGAGCCTGATTTTCACTCAGCTTTTTCTAGCCAAGTCAGTATTCATGCCCATCGCGTAATAGCTCAAGGTTCACACACTTATGAGAGTGTTGAGTCAATGGATGATATTAATGAGGAAGCTGTTAAAGAAATAGCTAAATTAGCTAAAGCTAGAGTACATTTTGGCGCTTATGGCTTCACAACGGCGACTTTTTACCGAGGACGAGTTTTCGCTGAAGAGTTGCAGCAGCGTTTAACTCAAGGATTAGGCGTACCCGTTATTATTCCGTCTCTAGCTTTATTAGAAGCCTTGTTACATCTCCAAGTCAAAAAAATTTCTGTAGTTACCCCTTATCCAGAATGGAATAACCAAACCCTAAAAGCGTTTTTGAGTGAAGCATCCTTAGAAATAGTTGCCTTTAAAGGTGATGAGCGCCCAAAGGAAGTAGCCAAACAGAGTTACCTTTGGCATCAGTCACTAGATGAAGCCAAAGCTTTCATCAAAAAGGTATCTCATAAAGATGCAGAGGCTATTGTATTACCTTGTACAGCATGGAGAACATTTGAAGCGATCGCAGAATTAGAGGCTGAATTAAATATTCCCGTAATTACAGCCAACCAAGCCACCATATGGAGTTTAGCAAAACATGCTGCTCTTGAATTTGCACTTCGTCCGAGAGGTATATTATTTGGCAGCTAA
- a CDS encoding glutathione S-transferase family protein — MSNLQLYFAKASTFSQRTRVVLLEKGIDFTPVEIDLQNKPEGYTQISRYGKVPAIKHGDVVIYESAIVNEYLDEVFPEPALLPRDPAKKAIARIWIDYANTRFVPAFNKFLRGKDSQEQEQGRKEFTEALLYIEQEAFGEGEYFLGDQFSLVDISFYPWFERLPLLEHFRKFTLPAETPHLQTWWNLVRDRTSVQAVANPVDFYLERFAKILGEPVPVGAAQK; from the coding sequence ATGAGCAACTTACAACTTTACTTCGCTAAAGCATCTACCTTCTCGCAACGTACCCGTGTAGTTTTACTAGAGAAAGGTATCGATTTTACTCCAGTAGAAATTGATTTACAAAACAAGCCAGAAGGCTATACGCAAATTTCCCGCTATGGTAAAGTTCCAGCTATTAAGCATGGCGATGTTGTAATTTACGAATCTGCTATTGTCAATGAGTATCTAGATGAAGTTTTCCCAGAACCAGCGTTATTACCTCGTGATCCTGCCAAAAAAGCGATCGCTCGTATCTGGATAGACTACGCTAATACTCGTTTTGTCCCTGCATTTAACAAATTCCTACGCGGTAAAGATAGCCAAGAACAGGAACAAGGACGAAAAGAGTTTACAGAAGCACTTTTATATATAGAACAGGAAGCCTTTGGTGAAGGTGAATATTTCTTAGGTGATCAGTTTAGTTTGGTTGATATCAGTTTCTATCCTTGGTTTGAACGCCTACCACTATTAGAACACTTCCGTAAATTTACACTCCCAGCAGAAACACCTCATTTGCAGACATGGTGGAATTTAGTACGCGATCGCACTTCAGTTCAAGCAGTAGCCAATCCTGTAGACTTCTATCTAGAAAGATTTGCCAAAATTCTTGGTGAACCTGTTCCTGTTGGTGCAGCACAAAAATAA
- a CDS encoding ThiF family adenylyltransferase — translation MTIFFHEQLYRSHAVMAKLKDYPITICGAGALGANIAENLARSGFEKLTIIDRDRIEERNLSTQPYYRSDVGAFKAKILGNNLYRAIGTKVEAKTKELTPTNTTQLLKDSQLIIDVFDNSVARQAVKDYAEKFSVPCIHAGLAADYAEVIWNESYRVPSDVNDDVCDYPLARNLVMLTVAVTCEAIVSFIATAQQRNFTITLKDLTIVLI, via the coding sequence ATGACTATCTTTTTTCACGAACAGCTTTACCGCAGTCATGCTGTAATGGCAAAGTTGAAAGACTATCCTATAACAATTTGTGGGGCTGGAGCATTAGGAGCTAACATAGCTGAGAACTTGGCTCGCTCTGGTTTTGAGAAACTAACGATAATTGATCGCGATCGCATTGAGGAACGTAACCTTTCCACTCAACCTTACTATCGTTCTGATGTAGGAGCATTCAAAGCGAAAATTTTGGGGAATAATCTATATCGAGCAATTGGTACGAAAGTAGAAGCCAAAACCAAGGAATTAACACCAACAAATACAACCCAACTCCTCAAGGATAGTCAGCTAATTATTGATGTCTTTGATAATAGTGTGGCACGCCAAGCAGTAAAAGATTATGCCGAAAAGTTTAGTGTTCCTTGTATTCATGCTGGACTAGCTGCTGACTATGCAGAAGTAATTTGGAATGAATCTTATCGCGTACCTTCCGATGTGAATGATGATGTTTGTGATTATCCTCTAGCGCGTAACTTAGTTATGTTAACTGTTGCTGTAACTTGTGAAGCGATCGTCTCATTTATTGCTACAGCACAACAGCGTAACTTTACCATCACCTTGAAGGATTTAACTATTGTCTTAATTTAA